The Sphingobium sp. BYY-5 genome contains a region encoding:
- a CDS encoding DUF817 domain-containing protein, which translates to MIHSLGATRFARIRARLEAIRIAPGPQAWAFEFLLFGFKQGWACLFGGLMLALLLATHLFYPAGAPLHRYDFLTLAALVIQAGMLAFRLESWEEAKVIFAFHLIGTVMELFKTHAGSWLYPEASLLHVGPVPLFSGFMYAAVGSYIARIWRIFGFRFTRYPPVWSTVLLACAIYVNFFAHHWLPDIRLALFAAAIALFGRSWIVFTPWREPRRMPLLVGFFLVALFIWFAENIGTFANAWTYPDQRHGWQMVSVAKLGSWYLLMIISFVLVSLIHGIRAKDGDQIR; encoded by the coding sequence ATGATCCATAGTCTGGGCGCGACCCGCTTCGCCCGTATCCGCGCGCGGCTGGAGGCGATCCGCATCGCGCCCGGCCCGCAGGCGTGGGCCTTCGAATTTCTCCTCTTCGGCTTCAAGCAGGGCTGGGCCTGCCTGTTCGGCGGATTGATGCTCGCGCTACTGCTGGCGACGCATCTCTTCTATCCTGCCGGCGCGCCGCTCCATCGCTATGATTTCCTGACGCTCGCGGCGCTCGTCATCCAGGCCGGGATGCTCGCCTTCCGCCTCGAAAGTTGGGAGGAGGCAAAGGTCATCTTCGCCTTCCACCTGATCGGCACGGTCATGGAATTGTTCAAGACCCATGCCGGTTCGTGGCTCTATCCCGAAGCCAGCCTGCTCCATGTCGGGCCGGTCCCGCTCTTCTCCGGCTTCATGTATGCGGCGGTGGGCAGCTATATCGCCCGCATCTGGCGCATCTTCGGCTTCCGCTTCACCCGCTACCCGCCGGTCTGGAGCACAGTGCTGCTGGCCTGCGCCATCTACGTCAATTTCTTCGCCCACCACTGGTTGCCCGACATCCGCCTCGCCTTGTTCGCCGCGGCGATCGCGCTGTTCGGGCGAAGCTGGATCGTCTTCACCCCATGGCGCGAACCGCGCCGGATGCCGCTGCTCGTCGGCTTCTTCCTCGTCGCTCTGTTCATCTGGTTCGCAGAGAATATCGGCACCTTCGCCAATGCCTGGACCTATCCCGACCAGCGTCATGGCTGGCAGATGGTCAGCGTCGCCAAGCTCGGTAGCTGGTATCTGCTGATGATCATCTCCTTCGTGCTCGTGTCGCTGATCCACGGCATCCGCGCGAAGGACGGCGATCAGATCAGATAG
- a CDS encoding methyl-accepting chemotaxis protein, whose product MLADLGERSGDIALQCSETAGFLGELNRRIQGDAARLTDLERNMDMLAASQAESVAAAQELSLTSRRAGRIIADGHEVIGLSLGEVAGLVEHVTGLEGHLRQFLTVIEAVGSISEDLGAIARQTRLLGINAAIEAARGGEATLGFAVVAEEIRRLAGQAGESAASVGDKLGQLDRDARRLIGGVEANIVRGREAGTHIDRLRLGMAEIASLVTQFGERSEVIVTCTDAADGDVAALRHGLADFSRSSNESAARVDAARGQLEGLEGMANAMLNTTAHGPQKTRNSRYIALAEEGAEEVRALIEGALDEGRLSVEALFDTDYRRIDRSDPAQYMNGFTPFADTVLRPVLDRHTGEDSAVIGCCLIDMNGYLPTHISARSQPQRPDARAWNMEHARNRQIFMDSQTRRALDGAGDFFLFTYRQDLGEGRYRALRSVFVPLVFAGRRWGLYEVGYLI is encoded by the coding sequence TTGTTGGCCGACCTGGGGGAACGGTCGGGCGACATAGCATTGCAGTGCAGCGAGACGGCTGGGTTTCTGGGCGAGTTGAACCGTCGCATCCAGGGTGACGCCGCGCGCCTGACGGACCTGGAGCGCAATATGGACATGCTGGCCGCGAGCCAGGCCGAAAGCGTGGCGGCGGCGCAGGAATTGAGCCTGACCAGCCGCCGCGCCGGACGGATCATCGCCGATGGGCATGAAGTGATCGGCCTGTCGCTGGGCGAAGTGGCGGGGTTGGTCGAGCATGTGACCGGGCTGGAAGGGCATCTGCGCCAGTTCCTGACCGTGATCGAGGCGGTGGGTTCCATTTCCGAGGATCTGGGCGCGATCGCGCGGCAGACGCGCCTGCTGGGCATCAATGCCGCGATCGAGGCGGCGCGCGGCGGCGAGGCGACGCTGGGCTTCGCCGTCGTGGCGGAAGAAATCCGGAGGCTGGCCGGGCAGGCGGGAGAGTCCGCCGCGTCGGTGGGCGACAAGCTGGGCCAACTGGATCGCGATGCGCGGCGGCTGATCGGCGGGGTGGAGGCCAATATCGTGCGCGGGCGCGAAGCCGGCACCCATATCGACCGGCTACGGCTCGGCATGGCGGAGATCGCCTCGCTGGTGACGCAGTTCGGCGAGCGGTCCGAGGTGATCGTCACCTGCACCGATGCGGCCGACGGCGATGTCGCGGCGCTGCGCCATGGGCTGGCCGATTTCAGCCGTTCCTCGAACGAGAGCGCGGCGCGGGTCGATGCGGCGCGCGGACAGCTCGAAGGACTGGAGGGGATGGCCAACGCCATGCTCAACACCACGGCGCATGGACCGCAGAAGACGCGCAACAGCCGCTATATCGCGCTGGCCGAGGAAGGGGCGGAGGAGGTCCGCGCGCTGATCGAAGGGGCGTTGGACGAAGGGCGGTTGAGCGTCGAGGCGCTGTTCGACACGGACTATCGCCGGATCGACCGGTCGGACCCGGCGCAATATATGAACGGCTTCACGCCGTTCGCCGACACAGTGCTGCGACCGGTGCTGGACCGGCATACGGGCGAGGACAGTGCGGTCATCGGCTGCTGTCTGATCGACATGAACGGCTATCTGCCCACCCATATCAGCGCGCGTAGCCAGCCTCAGCGGCCGGACGCGCGGGCATGGAATATGGAACATGCCCGCAACCGGCAGATATTCATGGACAGCCAGACCCGCCGAGCGCTGGACGGGGCGGGGGACTTTTTCCTCTTCACCTATCGGCAGGATCTGGGCGAAGGTCGTTATAGAGCGCTGCGCAGCGTGTTCGTGCCTTTGGTGTTCGCCGGGCGCCGCTGGGGACTGTATGAGGTCGGCTATCTGATCTGA
- a CDS encoding sigma-54 dependent transcriptional regulator: MARDGVPMLMLIDDEPAQRRLVSALAARAGWRTIFAQDGETAIAMLGTQDGMRLDSILLDQWSPDYEPAGLIREIRARRPALPILILTAHNHVAGAVDAMRAGATDYLAKPIAPERLLAALNATLAEGGAAGELRPLTEKITAPLSFEDVVGSAPRFRAALAIAAKAARARAPVLIEGESGVGKDVIARAIHAASPRHKQAMVTVNCGAMPANLVESELFGHERGAFTGAFERHVGKFASADMGTIFLDEVSEMPLDAQVKLLRVLQDGEVQPIGARQPVHVDVRVIAATNKRLIDQIEAGRFREDLYYRLNVVQLTIPPLRERMGDIPALCRHLLARIATQPGLRGLGLTDDALSLLMQHPWPGNVRQLQNALFRAAILCEGDALTPQDFPQIAAQIRIGEAADRIAARPRVVGQPHRDGAGITLFESDGHVRQLAEIEADVIRLAIGHYRGRMTEVARRLGIGRSTLYRKLAELGIDSAA, from the coding sequence ATGGCGCGCGACGGCGTACCGATGCTGATGCTGATCGACGACGAACCGGCGCAACGGCGGCTGGTTTCGGCTCTCGCCGCGCGTGCCGGCTGGCGCACCATCTTCGCGCAGGATGGCGAAACCGCCATAGCGATGCTGGGTACGCAGGACGGAATGCGGCTCGATTCCATCCTGCTCGACCAGTGGAGTCCCGATTATGAGCCGGCTGGCCTGATCCGCGAGATTCGCGCGCGACGCCCGGCGCTCCCCATCCTGATCCTGACTGCCCATAATCATGTGGCGGGCGCGGTCGATGCGATGCGCGCGGGCGCGACGGATTATCTTGCCAAGCCGATCGCCCCGGAACGCCTGCTCGCCGCGCTCAACGCGACGCTGGCGGAAGGCGGTGCGGCAGGCGAACTGCGCCCGCTGACCGAAAAGATCACCGCCCCCCTCTCCTTCGAGGATGTGGTCGGTTCCGCCCCCCGGTTCCGCGCCGCGCTTGCGATCGCGGCCAAGGCGGCCCGCGCCCGCGCGCCCGTCCTGATCGAAGGCGAAAGCGGCGTCGGCAAGGATGTGATCGCCCGCGCCATCCATGCCGCCTCGCCGCGCCACAAGCAGGCGATGGTCACGGTCAATTGCGGCGCCATGCCCGCCAACCTCGTCGAATCGGAACTGTTCGGCCATGAACGGGGCGCCTTCACCGGCGCCTTCGAACGCCATGTCGGCAAATTCGCCAGCGCCGACATGGGCACGATCTTCCTCGACGAGGTCAGCGAAATGCCGCTCGATGCGCAGGTCAAACTGTTGCGCGTCCTGCAGGATGGCGAGGTGCAGCCAATCGGCGCACGCCAACCCGTACATGTCGACGTGCGCGTGATCGCCGCCACCAACAAGCGGCTGATCGACCAGATCGAGGCGGGCCGCTTCCGTGAGGATCTCTATTACCGGCTCAACGTCGTCCAACTGACCATCCCGCCGCTGCGTGAGCGTATGGGCGACATTCCAGCGCTCTGCCGCCATCTGCTCGCCCGCATCGCGACCCAGCCGGGCCTGCGCGGCCTGGGCCTGACCGACGATGCGCTTTCGCTGCTGATGCAGCATCCCTGGCCGGGCAATGTCCGCCAGTTGCAGAACGCCCTGTTCCGCGCCGCCATACTGTGCGAGGGCGACGCGCTGACGCCACAGGATTTCCCGCAGATCGCCGCGCAGATCCGGATCGGGGAAGCCGCCGATCGCATCGCCGCCCGCCCGCGTGTCGTAGGCCAGCCCCATCGCGACGGCGCCGGCATCACCCTGTTCGAAAGCGACGGCCATGTCCGCCAGCTTGCCGAGATCGAGGCCGATGTCATCCGCCTCGCCATCGGCCATTATCGCGGCCGGATGACCGAAGTCGCCCGGCGCCTGGGCATCGGGCGTTCCACCCTCTACCGCAAGCTCGCCGAACTGGGCATCGACAGCGCCGCTTGA
- a CDS encoding NAD(P) transhydrogenase subunit alpha: MKIAIVKEQAAGERRVAATPETVKKYKALGADVAVEAGAGLTASIADADYAAAGATVADRGATVAGADIILGVQGPAPESLAGAKSGAWIAAGLNPFGDRARIDAYAAAGFEALSMEFMPRITRAQSMDILSSQSNLSGYKAVLDAASEYGRAFPMMMTAAGTVSAAKVFVMGVGVAGLQAIATARRLGAQVSATDVRAATKEQIESLGAKAIFVEKVAGIEGEGSGGYATEMSDEYKAAQAELVSGHIAKQDIVITTALIPGRPAPRLITDAQVATMKPGSVIVDLAVEQGGNVEGAVAGEVVERHGVRIVGHRNVPSRLAADTSALFSRNLYNFLSAFWDKDKNAPVLDEEIGNAIRLTQGGKVVNERLLG; encoded by the coding sequence ATGAAAATAGCGATAGTGAAGGAACAGGCGGCAGGCGAACGACGGGTCGCCGCAACGCCTGAAACCGTGAAGAAGTACAAGGCATTGGGCGCCGATGTGGCGGTGGAGGCCGGGGCCGGGCTGACGGCGTCGATTGCCGATGCCGATTATGCGGCGGCCGGCGCGACGGTGGCCGATCGCGGCGCGACGGTGGCGGGCGCGGACATCATCCTGGGCGTGCAGGGGCCTGCCCCGGAAAGCCTGGCTGGAGCGAAGTCGGGGGCATGGATCGCGGCAGGACTTAACCCATTTGGTGATCGTGCCCGCATCGACGCTTATGCTGCTGCCGGGTTTGAGGCGCTATCGATGGAGTTCATGCCGCGCATCACCCGCGCCCAGTCGATGGATATCCTGTCCTCGCAATCGAACCTCTCCGGTTACAAGGCGGTGCTCGACGCGGCTTCCGAATATGGCAGGGCTTTCCCGATGATGATGACGGCGGCCGGCACGGTGTCGGCGGCCAAGGTCTTCGTCATGGGCGTGGGCGTCGCGGGCCTCCAGGCGATCGCCACCGCGCGCCGTCTGGGCGCGCAGGTCAGCGCGACCGACGTGCGGGCCGCGACGAAGGAGCAGATCGAATCGCTCGGCGCCAAGGCGATCTTCGTGGAGAAGGTCGCGGGGATCGAGGGTGAGGGCAGCGGCGGCTATGCCACCGAGATGTCGGACGAGTATAAGGCCGCGCAGGCGGAACTGGTGTCGGGCCATATCGCCAAGCAGGACATCGTCATCACCACCGCCTTGATCCCCGGCCGTCCCGCGCCGCGCCTCATCACCGACGCGCAGGTCGCGACGATGAAGCCGGGCAGCGTGATCGTCGACCTGGCGGTCGAGCAGGGCGGCAATGTCGAGGGCGCGGTCGCGGGCGAGGTGGTCGAGCGCCACGGCGTCAGGATCGTCGGCCATCGCAACGTGCCTTCGCGGCTGGCGGCGGACACATCGGCGCTCTTCTCGCGCAACCTGTATAATTTCCTGTCCGCCTTCTGGGACAAGGATAAGAATGCGCCCGTGCTGGACGAGGAAATCGGCAACGCCATCCGCCTGACGCAGGGCGGGAAGGTCGTGAACGAGCGGTTGCTGGGATGA
- a CDS encoding VWA domain-containing protein, with product MLLNFLDALRAAGIPASIKEHLLLLEALDRDVIARRPEDFYYLARATYVKDEGLLDRFDQVFGQVFKGVLGQDGVEADIPEDWLRLVAEKFLTPEEMEKIEALGDWDEIMDTLRKRLEEQEGRHQGGNKWIGTGGTSPFGHGGYNPEGVRIGGESRHKRAIKVWEKRDFANLDSTKQLGTRNIKVALRRLRRFAREGAAEELDLDETIRGTARQGWLDIRMRPERHNAVKLLLFLDVGGSMDPFVTLCEELFSAATSEFKNMEFFYFHNCLYEGVWKDNRRRFSERTPTWDILHKYGHDYKVIFVGDAAMSPYEISHPGGSVEHMNEEAGAVWLQRIAHTYPATIWLNPSPEAHWGYSQSTRLIRDLMNDRMYPLTIEGIDAAMRELTRKR from the coding sequence ATGCTGCTCAACTTTCTCGACGCGCTCCGCGCCGCCGGCATCCCCGCCAGCATCAAGGAGCATCTGCTGCTGCTGGAAGCGCTCGACCGCGACGTCATCGCCCGCCGACCGGAGGATTTCTATTATCTCGCCCGCGCCACCTATGTGAAGGATGAGGGGCTGCTCGACCGCTTCGACCAGGTTTTCGGGCAAGTCTTCAAGGGCGTGCTAGGCCAGGACGGGGTTGAGGCGGACATTCCCGAAGATTGGCTGCGCCTCGTCGCCGAGAAATTTCTCACGCCCGAAGAGATGGAGAAGATCGAGGCGCTGGGCGATTGGGACGAGATCATGGATACGCTCCGCAAAAGGCTGGAGGAGCAGGAGGGCCGGCACCAGGGCGGCAATAAATGGATCGGCACCGGCGGCACTTCCCCCTTCGGCCATGGCGGCTATAATCCGGAGGGGGTGCGGATCGGCGGCGAAAGCCGTCACAAGCGCGCGATCAAGGTCTGGGAAAAGCGCGACTTCGCCAATCTCGACAGCACGAAGCAACTGGGTACCCGCAACATCAAGGTCGCATTGCGTCGCCTGCGCCGCTTCGCACGCGAAGGCGCGGCCGAGGAACTGGACCTGGACGAAACCATCCGGGGGACGGCGCGGCAGGGCTGGCTGGACATAAGGATGCGGCCGGAACGGCATAATGCGGTCAAGCTGCTACTGTTCCTCGACGTGGGCGGATCGATGGACCCGTTCGTCACGCTGTGCGAGGAACTGTTCTCCGCCGCGACCAGCGAATTCAAGAATATGGAATTTTTCTACTTCCATAACTGCCTCTACGAAGGCGTGTGGAAGGATAATCGCCGCCGCTTTTCGGAACGGACCCCGACCTGGGACATCCTCCACAAATATGGCCATGACTATAAGGTGATCTTCGTCGGCGACGCGGCGATGAGCCCCTATGAGATCAGCCATCCCGGCGGTTCGGTCGAACATATGAACGAGGAAGCGGGCGCCGTCTGGCTCCAGCGCATCGCCCACACCTATCCCGCCACCATCTGGCTCAATCCCTCGCCCGAAGCGCATTGGGGCTACAGCCAGTCCACCCGCCTCATCCGCGACCTGATGAACGACCGCATGTACCCGCTGACGATCGAAGGCATTGATGCGGCGATGCGGGAATTGACGCGGAAGCGGTGA
- a CDS encoding aa3-type cytochrome c oxidase subunit IV: MSSEGQIKSANETYHAFVGVMKWGTIASVVVAAIVVLLISS; this comes from the coding sequence ATGTCGTCTGAAGGACAGATAAAAAGCGCGAACGAAACCTATCATGCTTTTGTCGGCGTGATGAAATGGGGCACCATCGCCAGCGTGGTCGTCGCGGCCATCGTCGTACTGCTGATTTCCAGCTAA
- a CDS encoding amino acid racemase gives MHKLGLIGGLSWTSTARYYEIINKAVHRAKGGQHSAPLLIESLDFATVAGCATEEDWDIAAVQLIDAARRLEGAGAEALLICANSMYRVYDRVQGAVDIPILHIAEVVGRKMQAEGVEKAALIGTRNVMTEKFYRQRLVAHGVSLLPADMELAERIDRIVYDELTVGKVSRDSERYMKSELTDIAKQDVQAVVLACTELELIVDVKANVLPIYDCTGIHANAGVEFILG, from the coding sequence ATGCACAAACTCGGCCTGATTGGTGGTCTAAGCTGGACGTCCACCGCCCGCTATTATGAGATCATCAACAAGGCCGTGCATCGCGCCAAGGGCGGCCAGCACAGCGCGCCGTTGCTGATCGAGAGCCTGGACTTCGCCACCGTCGCGGGCTGTGCGACCGAGGAAGACTGGGATATAGCGGCGGTCCAGTTGATCGACGCGGCCCGGCGGCTGGAGGGGGCGGGCGCGGAAGCGCTGCTGATCTGCGCCAACTCCATGTATCGCGTCTATGACCGGGTGCAGGGCGCGGTCGATATCCCGATCCTCCATATCGCCGAGGTGGTCGGCAGGAAGATGCAGGCCGAGGGCGTCGAGAAAGCGGCGCTGATCGGCACGCGCAACGTGATGACCGAGAAATTCTACCGCCAGCGGCTGGTGGCGCATGGCGTGTCGCTGCTGCCCGCCGACATGGAACTGGCCGAACGGATCGACCGCATCGTCTATGACGAATTGACCGTGGGCAAGGTGAGCCGCGATTCCGAGCGCTACATGAAGTCGGAACTGACCGACATCGCCAAGCAGGACGTGCAGGCGGTTGTGCTGGCCTGCACCGAACTGGAACTGATTGTCGATGTGAAGGCCAATGTCCTGCCCATCTACGACTGCACCGGCATTCACGCCAATGCCGGGGTGGAGTTTATCCTGGGGTGA
- a CDS encoding MoxR family ATPase has translation MRFEGTQDYVATDDLKVAVNAAVLLRRPLLVKGEPGTGKTVLAQEIATALDAPLIEWNVKSTTKAHQGLYEYDAVARLRDGQLGDPRVHDISNYIRKGKLWEAFTSPRLPVLLIDEIDKADIEFPNDLLQELDRMAFHVYETGETIAAAERPVVVITSNNEKELPDAFLRRCFFHYIKFPDRETMEQIVEVHFPGIQKILVSRAMEIFYEIRDVPGLKKKPSTSELLDWLKLLLNEDMPLDVLQNNDPTKAIPPLHGALLKNEQDVMMFERLAFMARRQGR, from the coding sequence ATGCGCTTTGAAGGCACGCAGGATTATGTCGCCACCGACGATCTGAAGGTCGCGGTCAACGCCGCCGTGCTGCTGCGCCGCCCGCTGCTGGTGAAGGGCGAGCCAGGCACCGGCAAGACCGTGCTGGCGCAGGAAATCGCCACGGCGCTGGACGCCCCGCTCATCGAATGGAACGTCAAGTCGACGACCAAGGCGCATCAGGGCCTCTATGAATATGACGCCGTCGCCCGCCTGCGCGATGGGCAGCTCGGCGACCCGCGCGTCCACGACATTTCCAACTATATCCGCAAGGGCAAGCTGTGGGAGGCCTTCACCTCACCCCGCCTGCCCGTGCTGCTGATCGACGAGATCGATAAGGCCGACATCGAATTTCCCAACGACCTGTTGCAGGAACTCGATCGCATGGCCTTCCACGTCTATGAAACGGGGGAGACGATCGCGGCGGCCGAACGCCCGGTGGTGGTCATCACCTCCAACAATGAAAAGGAACTGCCCGACGCTTTCCTGCGCCGCTGTTTCTTCCACTATATCAAATTCCCCGACCGCGAGACGATGGAGCAGATCGTCGAGGTGCATTTCCCCGGCATCCAGAAAATCCTGGTCAGCCGGGCGATGGAGATTTTCTACGAGATCCGCGACGTGCCGGGCCTCAAGAAAAAGCCCAGCACCAGCGAACTGCTCGACTGGCTGAAACTGCTGCTGAACGAGGACATGCCCCTCGACGTCCTCCAGAACAACGACCCGACCAAGGCCATTCCCCCGCTCCACGGCGCATTGCTCAAGAATGAGCAGGACGTCATGATGTTCGAACGACTGGCGTTCATGGCGAGAAGGCAAGGGCGTTGA
- a CDS encoding GFA family protein — protein MPHSAGCLCGQVRITIEAEPIAARMCWCRLCQYLGGGSATVNVCFPSEHVTTTGEVRWHDSVADSGNAMKRGFCPECGTPLFSMAESRPHLTFIRAGALDDPSLIAPQAVIWTDAAPDWAHHDPALPHYPAQIPPVS, from the coding sequence ATGCCCCACTCCGCCGGATGCCTCTGCGGCCAGGTCCGCATCACGATCGAAGCCGAACCCATCGCCGCCCGCATGTGCTGGTGCCGTCTCTGCCAATATCTGGGCGGCGGATCGGCCACGGTGAATGTCTGCTTCCCCAGCGAGCATGTGACCACCACGGGCGAGGTGCGCTGGCATGACAGCGTCGCCGACAGCGGCAACGCGATGAAGCGCGGCTTCTGCCCCGAATGCGGCACGCCCCTCTTCAGCATGGCCGAATCGCGTCCGCACCTGACCTTCATCCGCGCCGGCGCGCTTGACGATCCCTCGCTGATCGCCCCGCAGGCGGTGATCTGGACCGACGCCGCGCCCGATTGGGCGCATCATGATCCCGCATTGCCCCATTATCCGGCGCAAATCCCGCCGGTAAGCTGA
- a CDS encoding NAD(P) transhydrogenase subunit alpha codes for MDFIAILSIFVLACFVGYYVVWSVTPALHTPLMAVTNAISSVIIVGALVASAEAGSIEAKVLGLVAVVFASVNIFGGFAVTERMLAMYKKKERK; via the coding sequence ATGGACTTCATCGCCATCCTGTCGATTTTCGTGCTGGCGTGTTTCGTCGGCTATTATGTGGTCTGGTCGGTGACGCCGGCGCTCCATACGCCGTTGATGGCTGTCACCAACGCCATTTCATCCGTCATCATCGTCGGCGCGCTGGTCGCGTCGGCGGAGGCGGGCAGCATCGAGGCCAAGGTGCTGGGGCTGGTCGCGGTGGTCTTTGCATCGGTCAACATCTTCGGCGGCTTTGCCGTGACGGAACGCATGTTGGCCATGTACAAGAAGAAGGAGCGCAAGTGA
- a CDS encoding NAD(P)(+) transhydrogenase (Re/Si-specific) subunit beta: MHELAPVSPFVALAYLIAGILFILALRGLSSPATSRRGNRMGMAGMAIAVATTLYTHDVVSLPEIIGAIIVGGGIGFLIARRIAMTAMPQLVAAFHSLVGMAAVLVGAAAYLNPGAFGILDPLTDEIHNASRIEMGLGVAIGAITFSGSVIAFLKLNGNMSGKPIMLPGRHVINLGMLAAILGLIAYFVTDQSPWIFWTVTALSFIIGFLLIIPIGGADMPVVVSMLNSYSGWAAAAMGFTLGNTAMIITGALVGSSGAILSYIMCKAMNRSFISVIAGGFGAEAGPSGGGAAAIDRPYKRGSAEDAAFLMKQADSVIIVPGYGMAVSQAQHALREMADLLKKEGVSVKYAIHPVAGRMPGHMNVLLAEANVPYDEVFELEDINSEFGQADVAFVIGANDVTNPAAKTDKTSPIYGMPILDVANAKSVLFVKRSMGGAGYAGVDNEVFYMDNTMMLLADAKKMVEEIVKGLAH; this comes from the coding sequence ATGCACGAGCTTGCTCCTGTCTCTCCCTTCGTGGCGCTGGCCTATCTGATCGCCGGCATCCTCTTCATCCTGGCGTTGCGCGGGCTGTCCAGTCCCGCCACCAGCCGTCGCGGCAACCGCATGGGCATGGCGGGCATGGCGATCGCCGTCGCCACGACGCTCTATACCCATGACGTAGTGAGCCTGCCCGAGATTATCGGCGCCATCATCGTGGGCGGCGGCATCGGCTTCCTCATCGCCCGGCGGATCGCGATGACGGCGATGCCGCAGCTCGTCGCGGCCTTCCACAGCCTGGTCGGCATGGCCGCCGTGCTGGTGGGCGCGGCCGCTTATCTGAACCCCGGCGCCTTTGGCATTCTCGATCCGCTGACGGACGAGATCCACAATGCCAGCCGGATCGAAATGGGGCTGGGCGTCGCGATCGGCGCGATCACCTTCTCCGGATCGGTCATCGCCTTCCTCAAACTGAACGGCAATATGTCGGGCAAGCCGATCATGCTGCCCGGCCGCCATGTCATCAACCTGGGGATGCTGGCCGCGATCCTGGGGCTGATCGCCTATTTCGTGACGGATCAGTCGCCCTGGATATTCTGGACCGTGACGGCATTGAGCTTCATCATCGGTTTCCTGCTCATCATCCCGATCGGCGGCGCGGACATGCCGGTCGTCGTGTCGATGCTGAATAGCTATTCCGGCTGGGCTGCCGCAGCGATGGGCTTCACCCTGGGCAATACGGCGATGATTATCACTGGCGCGTTGGTAGGGTCTTCGGGTGCGATCCTGAGCTACATCATGTGCAAGGCGATGAACCGCAGCTTCATCAGCGTGATCGCGGGCGGCTTCGGTGCGGAGGCCGGACCGTCCGGCGGCGGCGCGGCGGCGATCGACCGCCCCTACAAGCGTGGCAGCGCGGAGGACGCGGCCTTCCTGATGAAACAGGCGGACAGCGTCATCATCGTGCCGGGTTACGGCATGGCGGTCAGCCAGGCGCAGCACGCGCTGCGCGAGATGGCCGACCTGCTCAAGAAGGAAGGCGTCAGCGTCAAATATGCGATCCATCCGGTCGCGGGGCGTATGCCCGGCCATATGAACGTGTTGCTGGCCGAAGCGAACGTCCCCTATGACGAGGTGTTCGAGCTGGAGGACATCAACAGCGAGTTCGGCCAGGCCGATGTCGCCTTCGTCATCGGCGCCAATGACGTGACCAACCCGGCGGCCAAGACCGACAAGACGTCGCCCATCTACGGGATGCCGATCCTGGACGTCGCCAACGCCAAGTCGGTGCTGTTCGTGAAGCGCTCCATGGGCGGCGCGGGCTATGCCGGCGTCGATAATGAGGTCTTCTACATGGACAACACCATGATGCTGCTGGCCGACGCCAAGAAGATGGTCGAGGAAATCGTGAAGGGTCTGGCGCACTAA